From one Dermacentor silvarum isolate Dsil-2018 chromosome 3, BIME_Dsil_1.4, whole genome shotgun sequence genomic stretch:
- the LOC119445954 gene encoding 39S ribosomal protein L51, mitochondrial-like isoform X1, which translates to MSTILHSALQRLVGRSPVQISVRFWERKKYIRRYGYESPLLPPGYLPRLPKEHEKLKTQPVYTPKDAWCERRALFGQNDYIDILGNGSLKPIHIMRGVPGWLQGFQGNEFQMLLRKRPVVYHWKQTRPTDFHKLSKRIRWLYKVLNHRTRSN; encoded by the exons ATGAGCACCATCTTGCACTCGGCCCTGCAGCGGTTGGTTGGCCGGAGCCCGGTCCAAATTTCAGTGCGCTTCTGGGAGCGGAAAAAGTACATCCGACGCTATGGCTATGAGAGCCCTCTGCTGCCCCCTG GGTACCTTCCACGGCTGCCGAAGGAGCACGAGAAACTCAAGACCCAACCCGTCTATACACCCAAGGATGCTTGGTGTGAGCGAAGAGCCCTCTTTGGCCAAAATGACTACATCG ACATCCTGGGCAATGGTTCTTTGAAGCCCATCCACATCATGAGGGGTGTCCCTGGTTGGCTGCAGGGCTTTCAGGGCAACGAGTTCCAGATGCTGCTGCGCAAAAGGCCCGTTGTGTACCACTGGAAGCAGACGCGGCCCACCGACTTCCACAAGCTCTCCAAACGCATCCGGTGGCTCTACAAGGTGCTGAACCATAGGACACGCTCAAACTGA
- the LOC119445954 gene encoding 39S ribosomal protein L51, mitochondrial-like isoform X2, translated as MSTILHSALQRLVGRSPVQISVRFWERKKYIRRYGYESPLLPPGYLPRLPKEHEKLKTQPVYTPKDAWCERRALFGQNDYIDILGNGSLKPIHIMRGVPGWLQGFQGNEFQMLLRKRPVVYHWKQTRPTDFHKLSKRIRWLYKVLNHRTRSN; from the exons ATGAGCACCATCTTGCACTCGGCCCTGCAGCGGTTGGTTGGCCGGAGCCCGGTCCAAATTTCAGTGCGCTTCTGGGAGCGGAAAAAGTACATCCGACGCTATGGCTATGAGAGCCCTCTGCTGCCCCCTG GGTACCTGCCACGGCTGCCGAAGGAGCACGAGAAACTCAAGACCCAACCCGTCTATACACCCAAGGATGCTTGGTGTGAGCGAAGAGCCCTCTTTGGCCAAAATGACTACATCG ACATCCTGGGCAATGGTTCTTTGAAGCCCATCCACATCATGAGGGGTGTCCCTGGTTGGCTGCAGGGCTTTCAGGGCAACGAGTTCCAGATGCTGCTGCGCAAAAGGCCCGTTGTGTACCACTGGAAGCAGACGCGGCCCACCGACTTCCACAAGCTCTCCAAACGCATCCGGTGGCTCTACAAGGTGCTGAACCATAGGACACGCTCAAACTGA